A window of Vidua macroura isolate BioBank_ID:100142 chromosome 4, ASM2450914v1, whole genome shotgun sequence genomic DNA:
CATTCTGTTTGAGGTTGGATGCAGCACGAGACACAGCAGATAGTGTAAGAGCTATTGACAACTGAGAAGATGCAagatttaaacattttcttctgctgaattATAAAGACTTTAAGCACCTCTAGTACAGAATGGACATAAAAGTAACAGTGTGGGAACAAGCAACATGCACATCTTGGGAATGTGCAGAACTGCAAACTTGCAGATGGTTAGGCCAAAATACTTGTTCCTCTTACTTAAGCATCTCAGTGGGCTATTAAATCACTACTCCTACTGGTAGAGACTAACTACCACATTATGAGAACTGTATACAATGCTGTACCTGTGGTGGGTAATGTAGGTCTGCTATCCAGCTGGACACGGCCTGCAATTATAAGAAGAGTCACAGGTTCATGTATTCTAAAAACTACTTTGCACATACGATACTAGCTTTTCACGTCTATTTTCCAAATGTTATTAAGGCCTTCTGCAAAACTAACATAGCTATGTATTGAAAGAGGACAAAAGTTCTTGCGATCCACTCCCCACCCAAAACTGATAATAGAATTTTATAGTCATCAAActttaagacagaaaatataGACACAGGAGGACTAGAATTCCTGGGCTACAGGAAACTAGGAAAATATGGTTTTCCTGTTAATTTAATCCTGTTTAGTTACTTCCTAGTCTTTGGTTTTTCATTGTCACTGCCACATCACAGCTTCATTCACAGAAACACTATTTGAACTATCATGATTTATGAAAAGCTTTCTGTCTTACACAGTGTCATGttttgacactggcgcaatgccagtgcccccatgaaaatacaccttcccaaataaatgctatgagatgttatcaggaacaaagcagagcaggcccaagcttaataacaaaggaaaaaaaaaaactttattaaactactactactgaAGACACAtggactaaatccaggatgaagaccctctaaaacacccctcctcctcccaatttccaaaacacccaccatgaaacatcacccgggattcctgatcaaattaccacccttcagataatcaatatgcaaactatcaagggagagagaagtctctcttgcactaCAGACCCCCCAGGGGCCCCCCCAAAGGGCAAGGCACTTAGAAACAACCAAATGGCACACAAAAGAAATCCCTTTAAGCCTAGATGCATGTCTGGGAACCCAACTCAGGTTTTGCTGCCCTGACTTCTCCTGCCGTCCTGTTACATGCTGGGGaccttccctgcttccctgtCCTGTGACTGTGCCAAGGAGTGGGGGGGTTTTCCCCTGGGCAGCATGTGCTGAATTTATTGCAAATCCACTTACTTCCTTGTTGGCCGCCGCCGTCCTTGCACCTTCCCCGTTCCCTTCCTCCTCcggaaggaaggaaatgttattgatacatattataatattggctttttgcaaGTATCAAAATGGATTTTAGGTGTATaatgttaaagtaactttgttataaagatgtagtttttatttctgttgttaattaagctCAGTGAAATAGCTGATATAAGTATGCTTGTGTTAAAAGGCCTGCTTGGATGGGATAACACCCCATGAACATATGAAGAAGACAACTGCTACAGATATGCCAACTATCAGCATTCACCATCTGAAGACAGTGTGGACCAAGGCCCGAAAACTGGAGGGAGGGGAGGTGATAAGAATGGACCAAAATCACAGCCATGGAATCCCAatgctctaaaaaggcagaCCCAAATTAAACAGCTCTTGGAATATGTCAGCTAGTTTGGGGAAAAAGTTtactatgcttttttttttttttttgtgttgaatATGATGCAATAGATGTAATGGCAGATGTAAGGGGGATCACCGAAGGTAAGTGTGGTCTTGCCTGAGGACCAAGATGCACCCAGTCGTAATAACCTTTGCTCTATGGtccttgtctcctattgtcctttattaaacttttaaaattttcacaggagagtgaacgtggttttcacagaaagaaggaCAGAAGCAAAGCTCCCGCACCCCGTGAGCGCCGGCAGCGCCCTCCGGGCAGCGCTCCCACTCTGGGGGAAGCTCGGGCGCTTCGGGTGGGCAGCCCCTCGCACACATTCCCCGTGCCGCTCCCGCTCCGCGCCGGCTCCGGCAGGAACCCGACCCGCGGCGCGTCCCGGCCCTTCCCCTCGCGTCCCCTCGGCACACGCACCCGCCGGCGGCCGCCGCTCCGAGCCCGACATCGCCGTGGACCAAGGCACCGGCTGCACCCCAACCAGCCCAGCCAagctttcccctctcttccaagccttcccttctcttcGTCTTCCGCGGTTTCCCCCGATCAGTCCGTCCCCTCGCCTTTTGTTTCCGCGGCGGCCGCCTCCGGGCGAGGGGCGGAACCGGGCCAGCCCCCACGCCCTTCCCGGCAGCGCGGCGGCTGTTGGGTGAGGTGTTGAAGTGCGCTGTGTCACCCCTGTGCTCATGGGGGGGTGCTTCAGAGAACGTGGTCGAGCAACTGCACCGGCTTGTACAAAACCGTCATCCTAAAATATGGTGAGAGCCTCCCGTATTCACTTAGTTtaaatttttcaaaactgtACTCAAATTCCCATTTCAGACACatagtgttttctttcctgaacGGCTCCTGTTCCTCAAAGTACGTTTCCATTCGGGCACCCACACACAACCCTTGAGAGGTTTGGATGTGTGGATCAtcctgcagcttttctctgttctcgCTTCAGTTCTCTTTGATGATTTCGGAAATGAATGACAAGGTATTGACGGGAGTGCCCAGGTTAACGAGTATTCCCCAACCGGGAATTATGCGGCACTTACCGATGGCTGATCAACTGCATAACAAACAAGTTTCTAAACCAAAGCCAAGGACAAAAACCCATTCTTCTGTATAAGAGCTTTAGAGATTGTACCCTAGAGGGATCTAAATTTTTTATCCAGACTACTTTTAGGGAGATAAACTGAGATATGAATGTGCACTTCAAAGAGTGCTGCTACAAGCACAAAAAGAAGATTTAGAGTGGAATTATAGGCATTTTTACCCGGTCTGGTTTTACTCAGGCTTCTTGCATGGGTAAAGATTTGAGAAAAGATGTCTCCCTGTAATTAAAGGAGCcatacagtattttttattgCCTTCGCttgtttttgtcttgtttgGACTTGTTACCTCAGACTGCCAGTAGGCAGCTGGATCAAGACAGAACTTTGTTTCAGTTGTCTTTGTGCATACTTCAGTTAGAACGTGATACTGTCACAAAGTTTGCATCTTATACTGGGTAACATTTAGACCCCTACCAAACAGACTCATTTTTTGGCAACTGCAGATCCCAGCTCTCACAGCTCACACTAGAGCTGCCCCTGAACCCACTGGCAGCCAGACACCCGTGTGaagttctgcagctgcagaaccaAAATCCACCACTCTGTCAGCCATGTTCCTCAGTCCAGCAGTTCGCTTAGATCCTTGTAAGACAgagctttcttctgctttgttttgctggagGCTTAGAGCAGGCTCAGCCACTGTTGAGTCACTGTTAACTTGGTCGCAGTGTGTGCAGCCCGAAGTAGCGCTGGGCTGGTGTGCATTTCCAGCTCATTGTAATACATAAAAGTTTTATTATGAGACGTGCCTATAGGTTTAGAAACACTTTAAGATTGTAGGTGGGTATTTTTTGGAAAAAGCATTATGGATGGATCAGAACTACAGGCTGAAGAAGTCAGTTTGATTGTGGACACACTGCTGTGCAGTATTACTGACTGCACAAAAAGATGCAGTATTGCGTTAAATGAGCCGCTATCTATAATATTGTTATGCTTTAATCTAGCACGAAGCTAAACACCACGGAGCTGTTCACTCACTGCAGCCCAGTGAGATGAAgtagaaaatcagaaaaaaggtaaagacagtttaacaacagaaaaggagggggaaataGTAACAAAAGGATATACAAGACAAGCGATACGCAGTACAGTTGCTCACTGCCCACTGATCGATGCCCAGCCAGTCCCCAAAGAGTGATCAGTGCCCTTCCCTGGCCAACTCCCCCCAGTTTTATTGTTCAGCATGATTCCATATGGTGTGGGATATCCCTTGGGTCAGCTGGGGTCTGCTGACCTGGCTGTGTCTGCTCCCAAATCCTTGTGCACATCAGCCTCCTTGCTGGCAGCgcagcaggagaagctgtgttttatcaacattattctcatcctcaaaccaaaacacagcattgTATCAGCTGCTAAGGAAAACATTAACTATAACTGCCACAACCAGGACAAGCATTACATTTTTGCctatatttataaatatctaAGTTCTTAAATGGTATGAATGGTCCTAGGGGTGATAGCTAGCCTTCATCTTAGGGCTATGGTCTGCAAAATGCGTTTTGTATAACTTGCAGGTAACTCTAATCAAGGATTTCTGCTACAGGAAAAGCTTGTGCAAACTAAAGACTACCTGGAAGAAGTGAAATGCCTCTTGTGGTTTGCAAACAGAACTATCAGTGCTATCCAGCAGTATTAAAGCCCTTTTTAGTGTTTTACATGATTTGAAAGAAACTCCGGGAGGCTTTCATGGTATAATTACTGGTCAGTACAGGAGGGAACAAAACCCAGCTCTTTCCAACAGTAAGAATTTTGTGTTGTTCTGGTTTAACTCCAGGCATTGTACACTCACAGGCACACACGGGATGGGgagaaggagaaacagaaaaagtaaaactCATGGGTTTAGGTAAGAACACTTCAGATACTGAAATaaagtaaacaaataaaaataataataaaaatgaaaaggataaAGAGAGAGATGAACGCTAAGCTCTAGGGACAAACCAAAAACACAACTGgtaaagaaaaaccacaaaattatATCACATTATAGTCCATGAGTCCAGtgaattttatgtatttaatttctattacCTGTTCACAGATGCaatactttcatttttattcctctcctGTGAATAATTAAAGCAAATCATTATCTTTCTAACAGAAGACCTAATGCAGAAGTTAACTAAGGACTCACACCTGTAGATAAGCAACAAGTAGAGAGAGTACAGACAGCAAACCCAAAATAATTCAGGCATCAGGTGATTTTAGCTAGAGAAGTCAGAGAGGGAAGAAGTGACAGAAGTATAAGCTTATATATCCATCAGCCTCACAGAGGGCATCATAAATAACTTTTTTGGGCACACTGATCTTAACTGTGGAACTTGGTTTTAGTTTTCATCAGAACAGactaaatgaaagcaaaaatgaaTACAGTACCCAAGTTGTGCCACAACAGAAATATAAATCAACGTATTTGTACATATATCCTTTCCGTGCATATAATACACaacacaaaaatgttttattcaaaAACAGACATttgatgaatttttaaaaaacaatataGAAACTACATTTCACCATTCTGTCAAATCAAAAGTGTATCCTTAGGCTGTAAACCGTTCATTTTACTGGACAGTCCTTAAAAGGATCAACGTATTTGATCTGAAAAGTGCTGCAGAAGTAAGGCATTGATATAGAATCAGGTAGAAATATGTAGTGCATATACATTGGCTTGGGGCGTTTTCCTGGCTTTTTAACAACAAACCTGCAGGACCACAAACATGAGAGGGAACTCAAGGCAACTGCAGCAGAAACACGCAGATACAGGCTATGTAAGATGTCTTATATTGGTATACACAACACATTCTTTCCTTTTGAACCCATCAGATACTTCAACTGCTAGTAAACCTAAAATTTGACCTGTATTAAAAATCACCTGAGAATTCAATGTAACTCTTCGGTGCCTCTTGAGTCTTCTTGGGAACATTAAAATGGCACCAGCATTTTACAACAGCACATACAGGTGCACATacaccaaaagaaaacaatttcagttCCCAGGCTTCTGGCATAAAATGGAGAGAAGGATGACTTGTTTCTTTTTACATGAATGAGAATACCGTAGTGATCTTCAAATCAGCAAATTCATGTCAGTGTTTAATACATCACTGTCTGAAAAGCCTAAAGGTTTGTAACCAAAGCCTTGCTTCATCTTGGCCGAATCTTCGGCTTTATTCTACACCATGATATCTCGGTGTCTTCTTTCAGAGATCTGTCTTGCCCTCGTAACGACACATACAAGCAGCTCTCTGGCTGTCCAGGTATGGTTTGCATCCTAAATGTATAACTGCAtcaaacagcagctgaacagttGATTCACAAGCTGCAAGCAAAGAAGAGTTTAGTTAAAAGTACTCTTTGAGTGGAATATGAAACTAACAGGAGAAAACTCGGGCAAATTGAGAATAACTCTAAGAAAGAAGCAATCTTCTCTGGGCAAAGCAAATAGATTGTCAAATGAAAGACTAAACCAACACACAGTCATTTAAGTTTTGAGTAAAGATTTTTTATATgccaaacaaaatgaaaattcattgCATATGGAATGTTATCTGTGTTGGAAACATACTGAATCTTGGAAGATGAAATAGCTGGTTTACCTTCTCACTCTTTGCATCCCAGTTGATGCAGAGGTTGCTATCTTTAACATCAGCTCAACAGAATTGAACAAATATTCACCAGTTCTGACACGGAAGATTAACATGACGATGTATTTACagttaaataaatttaagaaGTTCAAACACAAGATTTTTCTTAGAATTTACTGCTCTCAGTGGGAGTATTTACTATGAAAGTGACATTGCCCAAGTTAAAAAGTAGTTATGTCATGTATCCATGAGATGACCAGAAGAAATATCATACGGCCTGTTACAGAGAAACCTAACAGTTATTCACTAGGGGACAGCATTAACTACTTCCACTATAACAGTATATTATTTTAACACCTTATTTCATAACAGATGAAATAAGGGAAAGATTCTGTATTTTCCTACAGTTTACTAGCAGTCACACATAGAAGGTTAGAAATCACCCAGCAGAACAGTCATGTTACAGCTATGTTACAGTAAATGCAAGAATTAGACATGCATTTTGATCAAGTTGTATTCCCATATTCATACTCCCAAATGGGCGGCattatttttcccctgaagTTAAAACTAACCTTAACTCGAAGTTAGTTTTAACGCTGATCGTTTTCCTatgctgtgtcactgctctgctgtACAAGCATCTGGGCTGcacagcagagggacagaacaAAGCATCCTTCAGCAGCTTATTAAAACGTGGCCTTGCTGCACTGCACAAAGATTCTTTGCCAAGTTAAGCTCAGgttaaacttgaaaaaaaaaaaataaaaactttttcaCACTTACCCTGGACACTTTCTGAGATTCCAAGTGTTTTCTGCACATCTCTGCAAATTTTTGAGAGGCAGGTCTGAAATTGCTCATCACaatcattttttttattgccacAAGTATCATAGCATCTGTCATGGTGATTGCAGCACCTTGTCATTGATGGGATACCGATGTCgaactgtgaagaaaacacGTACACACCTCCATTGGTATTCCAGCATAAGAAAAATATAGCCTATGGACAGACTGTaacagttaaaaattaaaactaatgtgatgggttgagataaagacagtttaatagatGAATCAAAGAAGACATAAATGTCCCAAAAAAAGCAGTGCAAAAAGTATTCAGCACATTTCAAAGCAGACGGGATACCAAGCCAGTCTCTGAGCAACAGCCATGTGGAAGTCATACACAGCTCTGCAACtgaccccctccccaccttATCCCACTGCTCCagtttttattgctgagcacCACTCTACagtatggaatatccctctgTTCAGTGTAGGTCTgctgcccagctgtgtccccaccCAGCCTCTTGCCCAGCCCCGGCCTACACTCTGGGGTGGTGGATGGGCAgagttggggaaaaaaggaagtcCCAAAGCTGGAGGACAACAAGCTGACTCCAATTTTCTTTCTAGCATTAAGGAAAAAGGGTTAGTGTCAGTAAGGACAGCAAGAGTCATAGCCAAACCCTCCACTCTCACTCAGCTATAGCTGCAGTTACACAATGCTTTCAAGACTGTGCAAAGAGAATACTAAACCAAACACTCAAAACCCAAGAAATTTATCATCATCACATTTTATGCTTGCAATCTTTGAAAATGCTTATGCTATGTTTGTTTATAATACTAACACTTCCCATATGTTGTTACCAGAGCACGTGTTAGGAGCTGATAAGAACAGGGACCTTGTATATGAATGCTGTCTCAGAAGGGGGGATGGAAAAAATCATCTACATTGAGGAAAGCTGATGTATGAAAGACACACATAGGAGCCCCAAAATGGAAATACTTACCTGAACTCCAAATAGAGGGGATCCACAGCCATTTGGTGGTGATGGTTTATATCCATAGCGAGGAACGGGCCTTGATCCTGAAAAAGGTAATGTGTCATGTctcaaatagatttttttgcACAGGATTTTAGTAGTTTTAAAACTCACCACAGACATTTGTTTGGTTCAAGACAGTATCAGCTGTATTTTTACCTTAAACATATATTCAGGCACCTGCATATCAACAATTCTTTCCAAATTACAACTTAGGGGTactaagcaattttttttagaatggggACAAGGCACCTGAGCAAGTGTCAGTGTTTGCTtcctaagttaaaaaaaattactaaaagtGATGTGTTGGTTAAGTATGGTCAATATACAGGACTATATTAACAGAGGACTTTAGTGTAAGTTCATAAATACTTCTATGCTCTATATGCAACTGACAGTagttctctgatttttttatcttaacTGGGATGAAacatcatttttatttctacagctGAATTTGAATTAGTAGAGACTGCTAAACTCACATCTCCCTGAACACTTGCTAGTGCAGCAAACAAAGGAATTCTGCATCCCAAATTAAGAAAGACTGTGGAGTTAATTTGAAAAACAACCTTCCCATTCATTTCAGTATTGGAAACAATCTGAAGCCACAGTTAAATgtaatagggaaaaaaacacatttgaaagATGCATATTTTAGTACAGAGTGTAAATGTCACAGTGTCCTGGCCGCTCTTGTAGAGTCAGCCA
This region includes:
- the PLA2G12A gene encoding group XIIA secretory phospholipase A2, which produces MAPARLSLLPPLLLLVVAACAWRPARGQEAPQTPDWRMTLKTIRNGVHKIDMYLNAALDLLGGEDGLCQYKCSDGSRPVPRYGYKPSPPNGCGSPLFGVQFDIGIPSMTRCCNHHDRCYDTCGNKKNDCDEQFQTCLSKICRDVQKTLGISESVQACESTVQLLFDAVIHLGCKPYLDSQRAACMCRYEGKTDL